In Desulfonatronum thiosulfatophilum, a genomic segment contains:
- a CDS encoding nucleotidyltransferase domain-containing protein: protein MVEESTTNTVKKYLTELIRLGIPVSFGIMFGSSARNDAHRWSDIDLLVVSEAYDSSCSREDINLLWRTAARTDSRIEPIPVGLHRWETDDGSTIIESARREGIRINVEDNDHRQ from the coding sequence ATGGTTGAAGAATCAACTACAAATACGGTGAAGAAATACCTGACTGAGCTGATTCGACTCGGTATACCGGTCAGCTTCGGGATCATGTTCGGTTCAAGCGCGCGCAACGATGCCCATCGATGGAGCGATATAGATCTGCTCGTCGTATCCGAAGCTTACGATTCGTCATGCAGTCGAGAAGACATCAACCTGCTCTGGCGTACCGCAGCCCGCACAGACAGTCGGATCGAACCGATTCCCGTAGGACTGCACCGCTGGGAAACGGACGACGGCAGCACCATCATTGAATCAGCCCGGCGCGAAGGTATCCGGATTAACGTAGAAGACAATGACCACCGACAATAA
- the xdhA gene encoding xanthine dehydrogenase subunit XdhA, which yields MSIGQPVKRLDAEAKVTARARYTEDMLPPGVHSAVYIRGTVAHGRVVSMDTRAALAVPGVEAVFTHADVPKILYATAGHPYSLDPEHADVADTLLLTDHVRFHGDEIGVVVARDELAARRAASLVEVVYEEYPVMTTPEAAMAPEAKAIHPNGNVVQRSEFSVGGDAEAIIAGADVVVEGHYETPITQHCHMEPLVAHAYMEDMERITVVSSTQIPHICRRIVGQALGIPWSRVRIIKPCVGGGFGAKQDVVLEPMVAFLAWKLGRPVRMALTREESMITRTRHAFRMHARMGFSREGRLQAASLDVVSNTGAYASHGHSVAAAGGGKLCSMYPHSAMHFQAATVYTNLPIAGAMRGYGSPQTIFAFECLMEEGARALDIDPLDLRLINAGRPGDVNPLSKRPIETHGLVECLQKGRELFRWDERRAAHKNSSSEVADIRRGVGVACFSFNSGVYPVGVELSGARLTLVQDGCVLLQVGATEIGQGADTVFAQMAASVLDLPMEAMRVVSTQDTDVAPFDPGAFASRQTYVAGPAVKAAAEDLRSRILEHAAEMTGYPAHALDLKAGFVVAVREPSRVFMSLEELALDAYYNKDRGSQLTAERSVKTRTNAPSFGCTFVEVEVDVPLCRVRVTDILNVHDCGVVINPATAKGQVQGGMAMAIGWALYEELLVDPRSGQVRNNNLLDYKMPTFPDLPDLDVAFVQTLEPSGGFGNKSLGEPPLLSPGPAIRNAVWDATGVKVNAIPLTPKALFPLFREAGLLRDY from the coding sequence ATGAGCATCGGACAGCCCGTCAAGCGTCTGGACGCCGAAGCCAAGGTCACGGCGCGAGCGCGATATACCGAGGACATGCTGCCTCCCGGGGTGCACAGCGCCGTCTACATCCGCGGAACAGTGGCCCACGGCCGGGTCGTATCCATGGATACCCGTGCTGCCCTGGCCGTGCCCGGCGTGGAAGCCGTGTTCACTCATGCCGATGTTCCGAAGATTCTCTACGCCACAGCCGGGCATCCCTATTCCCTGGATCCGGAGCATGCCGACGTGGCCGACACGCTGCTGCTGACGGACCATGTCCGCTTTCATGGCGACGAGATCGGCGTGGTGGTGGCCCGTGACGAGCTTGCCGCGCGGCGGGCCGCCTCTCTTGTGGAGGTGGTTTACGAGGAATATCCGGTCATGACCACGCCGGAAGCGGCCATGGCCCCGGAGGCCAAGGCCATCCATCCAAACGGGAACGTGGTTCAACGCAGCGAATTTTCCGTTGGTGGAGACGCTGAAGCGATCATCGCCGGCGCGGACGTGGTTGTTGAGGGCCACTATGAGACGCCCATTACCCAGCATTGCCACATGGAACCGCTGGTGGCCCATGCCTACATGGAGGACATGGAGCGCATCACCGTGGTTTCCTCCACCCAGATCCCGCATATCTGCCGCCGCATTGTCGGACAGGCCCTGGGCATTCCCTGGAGCCGGGTGCGGATCATCAAGCCCTGCGTGGGCGGCGGATTCGGAGCCAAGCAGGACGTCGTGCTCGAACCCATGGTCGCCTTCCTTGCCTGGAAGCTGGGCCGCCCCGTGCGCATGGCCTTGACCCGCGAGGAATCCATGATCACCAGAACCCGGCACGCCTTCCGGATGCATGCCAGGATGGGCTTTTCACGGGAGGGGCGACTTCAGGCCGCGAGCCTGGACGTGGTCTCCAATACCGGGGCCTACGCCTCGCATGGACATTCCGTGGCCGCCGCCGGGGGCGGCAAGCTCTGCAGCATGTATCCCCACAGCGCCATGCACTTCCAGGCCGCCACGGTCTATACCAATCTGCCCATTGCCGGCGCCATGCGCGGCTACGGCTCTCCCCAGACCATCTTTGCCTTTGAATGCCTGATGGAAGAGGGAGCCAGGGCCTTGGACATTGACCCTCTGGATCTTCGCCTGATCAACGCGGGGCGTCCGGGAGACGTGAATCCGCTGTCGAAAAGACCCATCGAGACCCATGGTCTGGTCGAGTGCCTGCAAAAGGGGCGCGAACTGTTTCGCTGGGACGAACGCCGGGCCGCGCATAAAAACAGCTCCAGCGAAGTAGCGGACATCCGACGCGGCGTCGGCGTGGCTTGTTTCAGCTTCAATTCCGGCGTGTATCCCGTGGGAGTGGAGTTGTCCGGAGCACGGCTGACCCTGGTCCAGGACGGCTGCGTTCTCCTCCAGGTGGGAGCGACGGAAATCGGTCAGGGCGCGGACACGGTTTTTGCCCAGATGGCCGCTTCGGTGCTCGACCTGCCCATGGAAGCCATGCGCGTGGTCTCCACCCAGGATACGGACGTCGCACCCTTCGATCCCGGCGCCTTTGCCTCGCGCCAGACCTATGTCGCCGGACCGGCCGTGAAAGCCGCGGCCGAGGATCTACGCTCCAGAATCCTTGAGCACGCCGCCGAAATGACCGGTTATCCTGCCCATGCCCTGGATCTCAAGGCCGGTTTCGTCGTCGCGGTCCGGGAGCCTTCCCGAGTGTTCATGAGCCTGGAAGAACTGGCCCTGGACGCCTATTACAACAAAGACCGGGGCAGCCAGCTCACCGCGGAACGTTCCGTGAAGACCCGCACCAACGCCCCCTCCTTCGGCTGCACCTTCGTGGAAGTGGAGGTGGACGTTCCTCTCTGCCGAGTCAGGGTGACCGACATTCTGAATGTTCATGATTGCGGCGTGGTCATCAATCCGGCCACGGCCAAAGGACAGGTCCAGGGCGGCATGGCCATGGCCATCGGCTGGGCCCTGTACGAGGAACTGCTGGTTGATCCCCGCTCCGGTCAGGTACGCAACAACAACCTGCTGGACTACAAGATGCCCACCTTCCCGGACCTGCCCGACCTGGACGTGGCCTTTGTCCAAACCCTCGAACCCTCTGGCGGTTTCGGCAACAAATCCTTGGGCGAGCCACCCTTGCTCTCGCCCGGGCCGGCCATTCGCAACGCGGTTTGGGACGCCACCGGCGTCAAGGTCAACGCCATCCCGCTTACTCCTAAGGCCCTGTTCCCCCTGTTCCGCGAAGCCGGCTTGCTGCGGGATTATTGA
- the xdhB gene encoding xanthine dehydrogenase FAD-binding subunit XdhB, whose product MFAFESYHRARTLTEALDLLAANPFARPMAGGTDILVRLREGHKEYAEIVDIHGLPELQTITEEDGSLRIGSGATFTSIMASPSVARHVPMLIEAAGWVAGPQIRNVATIGGNICNGSVCADSAAPLLVLNAHLDLIGPEGERLIPLRGFHLGPGRVELRRGEILRSIRIKTDECRDLGTAYVKYSMRQAMDIATIGCGAGVRIRDGAVRELRLAFTVAAPIPVRCTTAETAATGLPLEQAVEAVCETLAQDVSPRTSWRAAGDFRLHIIRTLARRMILAAAKRTENASC is encoded by the coding sequence ATGTTTGCCTTTGAAAGTTACCATCGCGCCCGCACCCTGACCGAGGCCCTGGATCTGCTCGCGGCAAATCCCTTTGCCAGGCCCATGGCCGGAGGAACGGACATCCTGGTCCGGCTGCGGGAGGGGCACAAGGAATACGCCGAAATCGTGGACATCCACGGACTACCGGAACTGCAAACGATCACGGAGGAAGACGGCTCGCTGCGCATCGGCTCCGGTGCGACCTTTACCAGCATCATGGCATCGCCATCCGTCGCCCGTCACGTCCCCATGCTTATTGAGGCGGCAGGCTGGGTGGCCGGGCCGCAGATCCGCAACGTGGCCACCATCGGCGGCAACATTTGCAACGGCTCCGTTTGCGCGGATTCCGCCGCCCCTTTGCTGGTCCTGAACGCCCACCTGGACCTGATCGGCCCGGAAGGCGAGCGCTTGATCCCGTTGCGCGGCTTCCACCTCGGACCGGGTCGCGTGGAACTGCGCCGGGGCGAAATCCTGCGCTCGATACGCATCAAGACCGACGAATGCCGGGATTTGGGAACGGCCTACGTCAAGTATTCCATGCGCCAGGCCATGGACATCGCCACCATCGGCTGCGGCGCGGGTGTCCGCATCCGGGACGGAGCGGTCCGGGAGCTGCGCCTTGCCTTCACCGTGGCCGCGCCCATTCCGGTACGCTGCACCACGGCCGAAACCGCCGCAACCGGCCTGCCTCTGGAGCAGGCCGTTGAGGCCGTCTGCGAAACCCTGGCCCAGGACGTCAGTCCTCGCACGTCCTGGAGGGCCGCGGGAGATTTCCGTCTGCACATCATC
- the yqeB gene encoding selenium-dependent molybdenum cofactor biosynthesis protein YqeB: protein MTLSEPSPPTILIRGAGDLATGVALVLFRAGLKRLLLLEREQPLAVRRLVSFSEAVYLGRAEVEGVGGMLIDSMAQAEAAWAGDEIPVLVDPNMDCLEGLKPQVVVDALLAKRYTGIHPGLAPLVIGLGPGFVAGKDVHCVVETHRGHGMGNLIFNGSAHPNTGIPGEVLGKTLERLLRAPEAGVFTACRSIGDYVQQDEVVGHVGSEPVRARTSGVVRGLLRSGLHVRTGLKLGDVDPRGETWRCRRVSDKAHAVGQGVLQAVDAVRGDIQFDLIDMQSPAEQSTTPIHLGRAG, encoded by the coding sequence ATGACATTATCTGAACCATCACCCCCCACCATCCTTATCCGCGGGGCCGGAGATCTGGCGACCGGCGTCGCGCTGGTGCTCTTCAGGGCCGGGTTGAAACGTCTGCTGTTGCTGGAGCGGGAACAGCCTTTGGCCGTACGGAGGCTGGTCTCCTTCTCCGAAGCCGTTTACCTGGGCCGAGCCGAGGTCGAGGGAGTTGGGGGCATGTTGATCGATTCCATGGCTCAGGCCGAGGCTGCCTGGGCCGGAGATGAAATCCCGGTGCTCGTGGATCCGAACATGGACTGCCTCGAAGGACTCAAGCCACAGGTCGTTGTGGATGCGCTGCTGGCCAAGCGCTACACCGGCATTCATCCGGGCTTGGCTCCCCTGGTTATCGGACTAGGGCCTGGCTTTGTCGCAGGAAAAGATGTGCATTGCGTGGTGGAGACACATCGCGGCCATGGCATGGGAAATCTCATTTTCAACGGCTCTGCCCACCCTAACACCGGCATTCCCGGCGAGGTGCTGGGCAAAACCCTGGAGCGGCTGCTGCGGGCACCTGAGGCCGGAGTCTTCACAGCTTGTCGTTCCATCGGCGATTATGTCCAACAGGACGAGGTGGTGGGTCATGTGGGTTCCGAACCGGTGCGGGCCAGGACGAGCGGAGTTGTGCGGGGGTTGCTGCGATCCGGGCTCCACGTCCGCACGGGCCTCAAACTCGGAGATGTGGACCCCAGGGGTGAAACGTGGCGTTGCCGCCGCGTATCCGACAAGGCCCATGCCGTCGGGCAAGGCGTGCTCCAGGCCGTGGATGCGGTCCGCGGCGACATACAATTCGATTTGATCGACATGCAATCTCCTGCCGAACAATCAACCACCCCCATCCATCTCGGGAGAGCCGGATGA